The Afifella aestuarii genomic interval CGCGCCGGTCGGAGAACTTGTCGCGGCGGGTATTGAGCACATAGGCCTGCATCGGCTCGCCCGATGTCGTCTGAAACTCTTCCTTCTTGACATCGCCGCGCTGCGCGGCGGGAAAATCGTAGCCCTGAGCCCAGCGCTGGGCGCGGTTTTCCGCTCGGAAGTCGTAGATGCCACCCTTGGTGAAAGCTTCCCAGACCGCATTGGCATCGCGGAAATACTCGTAGCGGATCTCATCGAAATTGTAGCGGCCGACCCGCAGCGGATGGTCCTTACCCCAATAATCCGGCACGCGCTCCCACACCACGCTGCGGCCGGGGATGAAGGATTTGATCCGGTAGGGTCCCGAGGAGAGCGGCGGCTCCAAGGTCGGCTGCGTGATATCGCGTTTCTTGCCGTCCTTGTCGGTGCCCGTCCACCAATGTTTCGGTACGATGACAAGATCGCCCATGATGTTGGGGAGCTCGCGATTGCCTTTCTGGTCGAAGGTGAACGTGACCTCGCGCTCGCCAGTGATCTCGGCTTTGACGACGTTGTGGTAGTACTGATTGTACTGCGGGTTGATCTCTTTGAGTGTATTGAAGGACCAGACCACGTCTTCGGCCGTGATCGGCTCGCCGTCATGCCAGCGCGCCTTTGGATTGAGTCGGAAGGTCGCCGAGGAATAATCGTCCGGATAGCTCATCGCCTCGGCGATGAGGGCGTAGCTGGTGCTCGGTTCTTCCTCGGACGGCTCCATCAGGCTGTCGTAGCCGATGCCGCCGCGCGCATTGACGATGAGACCGAGACCCGCCGCGACGGTGCCGCGGATGATGAAGGGATTGAGGCTATCGAAGGTGCCGACCGCCACCTGGTTGAGCGTACCGCCCTTCGGTGCATCGACATTGACGTAATCGTAATGGGCGAAATCCGGCCCGTATTTCGGCTCATGGATCAGCGACGTCGCATGGCGCCAGGTCTTCTCGTCGCTCGGCTGGTCCGCATCCTGCGCCTGGGCGTTCACAAAGCCGCCGAACGCGAGCAGGCAGACGAGGGGAAGCTGGATGAAGCGTGCTGTCATGAAAGAGGCCGGTTCTCGCTGTGTCGAAACATCATGATAAACGCCGAAGGATCGCGTTTCACCCGCTGAGACGCGACCTGACGAAAATTTAACCCGTTGTTTCGTCAGACAAAAGAACGCCGCGGCAAAGCCGCGGCGTCAACAGGGTCATTTTGTCCGGCTGCAAGGGCTCATTGCCCGGGCAACGGCGCTGGATTGTCCGAGAGCGTGCGCAGATAGGCGAGAAGCGCTGCGCGGTCCTCGTCCTTCTTCACGCCGGCGAAGATCATCTTCGTTCCCGGCACCACGCCGCGCGGATCGGCGAGGTAGGTGTCGAGGTGGTTGTAGGTCCACGTCCCGATCTCTTGCGCATGCTTCTTCATCGCATCGGTGTACTTGAAGCCTTCATGCGTCGCGGCCTGACGGTTGACGATCTCCCAGAGGTTCGGGCCGATCCGGTTGGCGCCGCCCTTGTCGAAGGTATGGCAGGCGCGGCACTGCGCGGCGACCTTCTCGCCAGCCTCCGGCGAGGCATCGGCGATCATGGCGACCGTCGGGCTCGGCGGCTCCTGATTCCCGGCAGGCGCCTGGGCCTGCTGCTGACCCTCGGCCGGCTGCTGGTTCTGAGCCTGTTGCTGCACCTGCCCCTGCTGCTGAGCGGCGTTCTCATCGAGATCGCGGCTTTCCTGATGGCGCGAGGTCTCGGCGGCCTGTTCGCCGGCGCCCTTGGCCGTCTGCGCGCCTTCCGCCGTTGCGGCGGCCGGCTGGTTGCCCGTCGGCGGCTGCTGGGCGTCGGTGGTTCCCGAAGCGAGGCCCTGAGCCGTCGAAGGCCCGGGCGTTGCGGGGCTTGCCGGCTGTGCCTGGTCGGGTGCCTGTTGCGCGTTCTCCGGCTGCGGTGCTGCCTGCTGGCCTGATTGCTCACCCTGGGCCTGCTCACCTTGAGCCTGCTCTTGGCCGGCATCGCCGCCCGGCACGTCCGACGCGCCCTGTTCGGTTGCCGATTGGGCGGTTTCTTCCGTCACTTCGCCTTCGGGAGCTGCCGTCCCGCCACCTGTTGCGGTCGCAGGCGCCGGCGTCTCTTCCGGCGTTGCCTCGGCCTGCGCTCCTCCAGCTTCGCCTTCAGACGCGGCGGCTTCATCGCCGCCTTCGGCCGGCGCGGCTTCCGGCTCGGGCAAAGGCAGAGGATCGTCGGAGAGCGTGTGCAGATACGCGATGACGTTGGCGCGGTCCTGGTCGTCCTTGATGCCGGCGAAATTCATCGCCGTTCCCGGCACCACACCCTTCGGGTCGGTCAGGTAATTGTCGAGATGCTCAAACGTCCATTCGCCTTCGGTCTTGGCGAATTCCTGCATGGCGTCGGTGTAGCTGAAGCCTTCCTCCGACGCGACGGGACGTCCGACGACGTTCCAGAGCAGCGGACCGATCTTGTTGCCTTCGCCCTTCTGGAAGTTGTGGCAAGCCACGCATTGCTTGGCGGTGCGCTGTCCGGCATCCGTGTCGGCATTGGCAAGGCGAACCGGCAGAGGTTCCGGGCCCGCGGGCTCGGCGGCGGCGTCGCTGCCGCTGTCCTCTTCGGCAGTTGCGATGACGTAGCCGGGCTCGTCCAGCTCGGGCGATTCAAACAGCATATCTCCGAGAACAGACAGGCCGAAGGCGACCAGCAGCGTCCCCAGGATCGCCATTGCGTAGGTGTTCCAGGCGGGCGAATGCATTGAAATCTCTACTCCGCTTTATTGGCCGGGCTGCAAATAGGGCGCACCACACCCGGGAGGCAAGGTTGAGAGCGCTGAAGCTCTCGGTTTGACGGTTCCATCGCAGGCGTATAAGCCCGCCGCCGAAGTTCCTTTCCAGTGTATCTCGATGAATTTTCGATGAATCCGCTCATCGTTATCCCGGCACGGCTTGCCGCCACGCGGCTGCCAGAAAAACCCCTCGCCGATATCGCCGGCCGTCCGATGATCGCCCATGTCGTGGACCGCGGCCGCGAGTCCGGGCTTGGTCCGGTCGTCGTGGCGACCGACGAGAAGCGCATCGGCGAGGCCGCCGAAGCGGCCGGCGCGATCGCCATCATGACGCGGGCTGACCATCCTTCGGGCTCCGACCGCATCGCCGAAGCGCTCGCGACATTCGATCCGGAAGGCCGGCACGATGTCGTCGTCAATATGCAGGGCGATCTGCCGACCTTCGATCCCGCCACGCTCGCCGCGGCTCTCCGCCCCCTTGAAGATCCGGAGGTGGCGATCACCACGCTCACCGCGGAGATTTCGGAGGAAGGGGAGCGGACGAACCCCAATGTCGTCAAAGTCGTCGGCACGCCGGTCGCGCCAGACCGGCTGCGGGCGCTTTATTTCACCCGCGCGACGGCGCCGTATGGGGAGGGACCGCTGTTTCATCACATCGGACTTTATGTCTATCGGCGCGCCGCTCTGCAACGTTTCGTCGCATTGCCGCCCGGCATTTTGGAACGTCGCGAAAAGCTTGAGCAGCTGCGGGCACTCGAAAACGGCATGCGCATCGACGCCATGATCGTCGAAACCGTCCCGCTCGGCGTCGACACGATGGCGGATCTGGAGCGCGCACGCGCCATCCTTGCAGGAGAAGCGGAATGAACATGGCCGAGGCGAGACGCGTCGTCTTCCAGGGAGAACCCGGCGCCAACTCCCACATCGCCTGCCAGGATGTGTTTCCGGCGGCCGAAGCGGTGCCGCTCGCGACCTTCGAGGATTGCTTTCAGGCGATCGAGACGGGGGAGGCCGATCTCGGCATGATCCCGATCGAGAATTCCGTCGCTGGCCGCGTCGCGGATATCCACCATCTCCTGCCGTCCTCGACGCTCTCCATCATCGGCGAATATTTCCTGCCGATCCGCCACCAGCTTCTCGGCCTCAAAGGTGCGCGCCTTGAGGATGTGAAGACGGTGCAAAGCCATGTCATGGCGCTCGGCCAGTGCCGCAAATTCCTGCGCGCCAATGGGTTGAAGGCTGAAGTGGCCGCCGACACCGCGGGTTCAGCCCATCAGGTGGCGGACCTCGGCGACAAGAGCCGCGCGGCGATCGCGACACGGCTTGCAGCCGAAGTCTACGGCCTCGACATTCTGGCCGAGGATATCGAGGATGAGGCGCACAACACCACACGCTTCATCATCCTGTCGCGCGAGCCGCAGCAGCCGGCGATCGAGGCGGGGCCGGCCGTCACCACCTTCATCTTCCGCGTCCGCAACGTTCCGGCCGCGCTCTACAAGGCGCTGGGCGGCTTTGCGACCAATGGCGTGAACATGACGAAGCTCGAGAGCTATCAGCTCGGCGGCACCTTTTTCGCCACGCAGTTCTACGCCGATGTCGAAGGCCACCCGGACGATCCGATGGTGGCGCTCGCTCTCGAAGAGCTGCAATTCTTCTCCGCCGAGTTCCGGATCGTGGGTGTCTATCCGGCCGATCCGTTTCGCGCCCATCAGGCGGAGCCGGAAGCGAACCGCGCACTCAGACCCTCCCGCGGGGCGTAAAGCGATAGGATGACGCAAGGCGAGGGCCGCGAGGCGCTCGCTATTTCCCCTCCGCCCAATCGGCCCAGTCCGCGATGAGGCGGTGCGCGATTGCCATTTTGGGCGGCGCTGTCAGCCCATCCGGATGCGTGCCGGTGAGCATCCGGTGGACCTCAGCGCGGGCGAACCAGCGGCAATCTTCAAGCTCGCTTTCATCGCGCGTGATCGCGTTGGAGGCGGCCTCCGCATGGCAGCCGATCATCAGCGAGGAGACGAAAGGCCAGGGCTGGCTGGAATGGTAGCGCACACGCCCCGTCCGGATCCCCGCCTCCTCGGCGATCTCGCGCCTGACCGCCGCTTCGATCGTCTCCCCGGGTTCCAAAAAGCCGGCAAGCGCGGAATACATGCCGGGCTGAAAGCGATACTGGCGGCCGAGAAGGCAGGCGTCATGGTTTTGCGCCGGGTCGATGACCAGCATGATGACGACCGGATCGGTGCGCGGAAAATGCTCTCTCTCACACGACGGGCAGTGCCGCTTCACGCCGCCTGCCCGCATCTCCGTCTCGCTCCCGCATCTCGCGCAGAAACGATGGTTCTGATGCCAGGCAAGCAGTGACCGCGCCTGCGCGAGCCCGCCGAGATCTTCCGCCGACAGAAGGCCCTGGACCGCGAGGGAGCGAAGATCGATTGCCCGCAGCGGCTCCTGCCACTCTGCCTGCGGGATCGCCATGGCGGCAAGCCGCGGCTCTGCGCCGAGAAATCCGAGAAGAATGAGGGTGGCGGGATTGAAGCCGATGGCCTCGGCCTCGTTCACCGAAAAGGCGGCTTGCGGCTCCGGAGAGATCTTCACGAGAGCACGGTCTTCGCAAAAGAGATGGATCCGCGCATCGGGTGAACCGAGCGCGATCTCGACTGCATGTTCCGCGCGATGCTCGCTCTGCCGGTCGAAATTGTTTCCCGCGAAGCCGTTTGCGGCGCTCGCCTCGAGGAAAGGGCGATCTAGGAAGCTTGAGGACATGACGAGTTCAGGCCGAAGCGGCGGCAAAAGCGTCTTCCAGGCGGCGGATGAGTGTGTCTTTCGCCTTGATTTCATAAGGCCTTGCAGGGACCGCGCCCCAGACGGGCTTCGGCCAGGCCGGGTCGCCGACGAAACGGGCGATGACGTGGATGTGAAGTTGGCGGACCTCGTTGCCGAGGGCGGCGACATTGAGCTTGTCGCTGCCAGTCACCTGCCGGAGGGACCGCGCCGCCGCGTCGATCTCACTGATCAGAACGCTTTGCTGCGCGACATCGAGATCGATGATCTCGGCGAGCTCCGGTCGCGCCGGCACCAGGATGAGCCATGGATAGGTGGCGTCGTTCATCAACCGAACATGGCAGAGAGGGAATTCGGTGAGCGGAAACGTATCGGCGGCGAGCCGGGGATGAAGAGAAAATCCGGACATGACCTCGTGACCTAGAGCCTGTGTGAGGCTCTAACACCTGCCAGGGCCGGCGCGAAGGGAGGATCTGTGGCAATTGACGCGGCGCCCGCCCCGGCTTACGCCACCGCAGGATTGATATGGGCAAGACCGGCAGAAACTCACCGGCAGGGGAAGACGACGAAAATGGCCGATCACACCGAACTCGCGGCGACCATCGACGAGGCCTTCGAAAAGCGCGGCGAGCTCAGCCCGGAGACGCAAGGACCCGTGCGCGATGCCGTCGATACGGCGCTCGACCTTCTCGACAGCGGTGAAGAGCGTGTGGCCGCGCCGGGACCTGATGGCAACTGGCACGTCAATCAATGGCTGAAGAAGGCGGTGCTGCTTTCTTTCCGCCTGACGCCGATGTCGGTGATCGATGGCGGTCCGGGCGGAGCCGTGTGGTGGGACAAGGTGCCGTCGAAGTTTGCCGGCTGGGGCGCTTCGGATTTCGAGAGCGCGGGATTTCGGGCAGTGCCGCATTGCGTGGTGCGCCGCTCCGCCTTCATCGCGCCGGGCGCGGTCTTGATGCCGTCCTTCGTCAATCTCGGCGCCTATGTCGGCGAGGGGGCGATGATCGACACCTGGGCGACAGTCGGTTCCTGCGCGCAGATCGGCAAGAACGTGCATCTTTCGGGCGGTGCGGGTATCGGCGGTGTGCTGGAGCCCTTGCAGGCCGGGCCGGTCGTCATCGAGGATGATTGCTTCATCGGTGCGCGTGCCGAAGTCGCCGAAGGTGTGATCGTGCGCCAGGGCTCGGTCTTGTCGATGGGGGTCTATCTCGGCGCCTCGACAAAAATCGTCGATCGCAACACCGGTGAGGTGTTTATCGGCGAAGTGCCCCCATATTCTGTGGTCGTGCCGGGCACGATGCCCAGCAAGAACCTGCCGGGTGAAAACTGGGGGCCGCAGCTTTATTGCGCCGTCATCGTCAAGCGTGTCGACGAGCGCACCCGCGCCAAGACTTCGATCAACGAGCTCTTGCGCAGCTGACGCGTCCCGCCAGCATTTGGAGGCAAGATGGCGCGCAGCCTGCTTTGGGTTTTTTTCCGCTTTGATGGCCGCATCGGCCGCGAAGTCTACTGGCTCGCCAATTTCGGCGTGGTGGCGGTGCTGGCCTTCCTGCTGCAGCCGGATGTCCACCCGCAGACGGGGGATGTGACCTTCCACAATCCGACGCTCGCCAGCTTCGCTCTCATTGTCGGAATGGTCTGCTCCATCGCCATCGGCGTAAAGCGGCTGCACGATTTCAACGCGACGGGCGCCTTTGCGGCGATCCTACTCGTTCCCGTTCTGTCGATTTTCGCTACCATCGCCTTTGGTGTCGTGCGGGGCACCGGCGGAAAGAACAGGTTTGGCGAGGCGCCGAACCTGCCGCCGAGGTGAGTGAGGCCGAGCATGGACTGGAAATATCTCTATACGAGCTTCGAGGGACGTATCGCGCGCAAGGATTGGTGGATCGGGGTCATCGGCCTCTTCATCATTTCTCTCATCGCGACGCTGCTTTTCGGCAATGACGGGCTGATCGCCTTTCTGATTTCCGTCTTTCTGTTTTTGGCCGGCATCGCCTGTCACGTAAAACGTTTTCACGATCGCGGCCGCTCCGGCTGGTGGGCGCTCATTATTCTAATCCCGGTCATCGGACCGATCTGGGCCATCGTCGATCTCGGCCTCCTGGAGGGAGATCAGGGCGCCAACAGCTGGGGCCCGCCCCCGGAAACGCGTCTCATCCCGTGACCGTGATCGACCCCGTCCAGCTCGCCCGCGATTTGATCCGCGCACCTTCGGTGACGCCCGAAGCGGCGCCGGCGCTCGACGTCCTCGAGGCGGCGCTGAAGCCGCTCGGTTTCGCTGTCGATCGGCCCGTCTTCTCCGAGGTCGGTACACCGGACGTGGAGAACCTCTTCGCCGTCATCGGTGAAGGTGATTACCATCTCACCTTCGCCGGTCATGTCGATGTGGTGCCACCCGGAGACGAAGCCGCCTGGCGGCATCCACCCTTTTCCGGAACGCTCGATGAGAACCTCGTCTACGGGCGCGGCGCCGTCGATATGAAGGGCGCGATCGCGGCGATGGTCGCCGCCTTCTCGCGCTTCAAGGCGCGCCGCAGCGATTTTTCCGGCCGTTTTTCGTTCCTCATCACGGGCGATGAAGAAGGGCCCGGCATCAACGGCACAGCCAAGCTACTCGACTGGGCGAAAGGTCGAGGGTTCGATTTCTCCGGCGCGCTCGTCGGCGAGCCGACATCTGCAGACTGGGTCGGAGATCAGGTCAAGATCGGCCGGCGCGGCAGCTTTTCGGCGACCATCGTTGCGCATGGGCGGCAGGGCCACGCCGCCTATCCGCATCTCGCTGCGAATGCGGTGATGCGCTTGATGACACTGCTCGAGGGGCTGACGGCGATGCCTCTCGATGAAGGCAGCGCGCATTTCGAACCTTCGACGCTCGAGGTCGTCGATGTCGCGACCGGCAACAGCGCCTGGAACGTCATTCCCGGAGAGGCGCGGGCGCGCTTCAACAGCCGCTTCAACGATTGCTGGACGCGAACGAGCCTGCGCTCCGAGATCGAGAGACGGTTGAGTGAGGCGGCCAAAGGCGAGATCCAATGGAGCCTGGAAGAGGGGCAGCCGCCGAGCGATTCCTTTCTCGCCCGGGACGAGGCTCTGATCGGCAGTTTAAGCGGGGCCGTTTCCGCCATCGTCGGTTCCCGTCCGCGCCTGTCGACGGGCGGCGGAACATCGGATGCGCGCTTCATCAAGGATTATTGCCCGGTCGTGGAGCTGGGTCTCGTCGGCGCCACCATGCATCAGACCGACGAGAGGGTGCCGGCTGCCGATCTCGAAGAGCTGACGCGCATCTACGAAGCCTTCCTGGATAGCATCTTCGCCCGCACGCAATGATCTTCTCTTACTGCATCCAACAAGTCACCGGCGCATGGAAGGTGATGAACGGCCGTGCCGAAGGGCTGCAGGAACTCGATCTGACATTGGAGGGGTTCTGGCGCTCGTTCGGCGCGGTGATCCTCATCATCCCGTTCACGCTCATTGCGATCTCCTCCGAAAGAATCGCACTGACGGCGACCGATCACGCCGTGACGGTTTTGGCCGGCAGCTTCGTCTCCCTGCGGCTCTTCGGCCTCGCCCTCGATTGGGTCGCATTTCCGATTTTCTTCGCGCTCGTTGCCCGCCCGCTCGGGGTTGCCACGCATTATGTGCCCTTCATCGTGGCGCGCAATTGGAGTGCGGTGGTGATCGCCGGCATGTTCGCGTTGCCGCATGCGCTCCACGCGACGGGCTTTGTGCCGCTGCCGGTTCTTTCTTTCCTGCTGCTGGCGCTCTTCGTGGTTGCCTTGCGCTTTTCCTATCTGGTGGTCCGCACCGCTCTCGCCGTGCCGGTGATGATGGCCGTGCCCGTCGTTCTGCTTCAGCTCTTGATCGGGATTTTGATCGAGGTGAGCCTCGACCGCATTTTCGTCGGGGTGATGTAGCCGGCGTCGCTCAGGCGTCGTCTTCTGGATAATCGACTTTCGCCAGATAAAGCCCGTCGGGCGGTGCCAGCGGGCCGCAGCGGCGGCGGTCGCATGCGGCAAGCGCCCCGGCGACGTCGCGCGCCCGCCATTTGCCCTCGCCGACGAGTTTCAGCGTGCCGACGAAGGAACGCACCTGGCTGTGCAGGAAAGAGCGCGCGGAGGTCTCGACCACGACCATATCGAGTTCACGCCGCACGCTGATCCGGTCGAGGGTTTTGACCGGGCTCTTCGCCTGGCATTCGGCCGCCCGGAAGGTGGTGAAATCATGCCGCCCGACGAGCGTCTGCGCCGCCTCGTGCATGGCATCGGCATCAAGCGGCACCGGCACCTGCCAGGCCCGACCGCGCTCCAGAGCGAGCGGCGGGCGCCGGTTGACGATGCGGTAGAGATAATGCCGCTTTTCCGCCGAGAACCGCGCATCGAAATCGTCAGGTACTTGCCTTGCCGCGAGGATCGCGACCGGCGCGGGTCGCAGATGCGCGTTGAGGGCGTCACGCACCGTGTCGTCCGGCCAGTCTTTTTGCAGGTCGCAATGCGCCACCTGGCCGAGCGCATGCACGCCCGTATCGGTGCGGCCGGCGCCCCGGATCCGGATCTCTTCGCCCGTGAAGGCAAGGATCGCATCTTCGATCGCCGCCTGCACGGAAGGGCCCGTCGTCTGCCGTTGCCAGCCGACGAAAGGGCCGCCGTCATATTCGATCAGGAGGCGGTAGCGGGGCATAACGACACTCTGCCGAAGGGCGCCAGGGCGTGCTGTCTCACGCGACGAGGATGCGGAAATCGGCCGGCAGGCCACGCAGTGCCGCCTCGGCCTCCATCGCCTGCTTGCCAGCGCGCTGCACCTCGACGAGACGGATGGCGCCTTCGCCGCAGGCGATCGTCATTCTGTCGAGAAGCTCGCCCGGTTGGCCCGAGCCTTCGGTTTTTTCCGAGCGCAGCACTTTCACGCGTTCGCGCTTGCCGCCCGCCTCGATCTCAAACCAGGCGCCGGGGAAGGGCGAGAGGGCGCGGATGAGGTTGTGCACCTCACCGGCGGGCTGCGACCAGTCGATCTTCGCTTCACTCTTGTCGATCTTGGAGGCGTAGGTGACGCCCTCTCCGGCCTGAGGGGTGGCCGTCAGCGCCCCCCGTTCCAACGCGCCAAGCGCCCGCACCATCAAATCGGCGCCAAGACGCGCGAGCCGGTCGTGCAGCTGCCCCGTCGTCTCGTCGGGACCGATCGGCGTCTTTTCGGCAAGGCAGACCGGGCCAGTATCGAGACCTTCGTCCATGCGCATGACCATGACGCCGGTTTCCGGATCGCCCGCCATGACGGCGCGCTGGATCGGGGCCGCCCCGCGCCAGCGCGGCAGAAGCGAGCCGTGGAGATTGAGACAGCCTTCACTCGGTGCGTCCAGGATCGGCTTCGGCAGAATGAGCCCATAGGCGACGACGACGGCGACGTCGGCCTGAAGTGCCGCAAATTCCGCCTGCGCCTCCTCGTTCTTGAGGCTCTTCGGCGTGCGCACCGGAATGCCGAAGCGCTCGGCATGAAGATGCACCGGGCTTTTGCGCTCAGCCATGCCGCGGCCGGCGGGGCGCGGCGGTTGCGTGTAGACGGCTGCGATCTCGTGGCCCTGGCCGACGAGTTCGAGGAAGGTCGGCACGGCGAAATCCGGCGTGCCCATGAAAACCACTTTGAGTGTCATCGCCTGTCCCTTTGCCCCTTCCGGGGACGGCTACATGGCCGAACTGGCGCTGCGTTCTTTCTCGCGCGCCGCCTTGGTGAAACGGCGGATGACCATGTCGCGCTTCAGCTTGGAGAGATAATCGATAAAGAGGACGCCGTTCAGATGGTCGACCTCATGCTGGATGCAGGTGGCGAGAAGACCGTCGGCTTCGAGCTCCTGTTCCTTGCCGTCATAGTCGCGATACGTCACCTTCACCCGGGCGGGGCGTTCCACATCGGCGAAATACTCCGGGATCGACAGACAGCCTTCCTCGTGCACGTTCGGATCGTCGGAACGCCAAACGATCTGCGGATTGACGAGAAACAGAGGCTCCCGCTTGTCCTCTTCGCGGCTGACATCGATGGTGATGACCCGCTTCGGCACGCCGACCTGGATGGCCGCAAGGCCGATTCCGGGCGCCTCGTACATCGTCTCCAGCATGTCGTCGAGAAGCTTCTGGATCGGCTCGCTCATGCCCTCGACGGGGTCGCTGAGCTTGCGCAGGACGGGATCGGGAAGTGTGACGATGTCGAGTTTAGCCATGGCCCTCGCGACTTAGGGTTTCCGGGGCCTGCGGTCAATGTCGCGTGACGGCCGAGTGTACGCGGCGAATCAGCTATGTTCATGAAATGGACTCATGGTCGCCCGTCTTTGCCGATGCGCTTGGCCGACTTTCCGACGCCGACCCGCTTGTGCTGTCGGCGGCCGGCTTCGGCGGGCTCGTGCTTTTCGTCGTGCTCATCCTCGCTCTGCGGGCCGGCGCGAAGAACCGTCGTCTGGCTGCCGAGGCGAGCGCGCAGGCGGCGGAGATGCGCGGCGAGCTCTCGGCGCTCCTGAA includes:
- a CDS encoding extracellular solute-binding protein, which encodes MTARFIQLPLVCLLAFGGFVNAQAQDADQPSDEKTWRHATSLIHEPKYGPDFAHYDYVNVDAPKGGTLNQVAVGTFDSLNPFIIRGTVAAGLGLIVNARGGIGYDSLMEPSEEEPSTSYALIAEAMSYPDDYSSATFRLNPKARWHDGEPITAEDVVWSFNTLKEINPQYNQYYHNVVKAEITGEREVTFTFDQKGNRELPNIMGDLVIVPKHWWTGTDKDGKKRDITQPTLEPPLSSGPYRIKSFIPGRSVVWERVPDYWGKDHPLRVGRYNFDEIRYEYFRDANAVWEAFTKGGIYDFRAENRAQRWAQGYDFPAAQRGDVKKEEFQTTSGEPMQAYVLNTRRDKFSDRRVRHALTLAFDFESLNKNLFFNLYTRTDSYFEGTELEETGLPEGKELEYLEKVRDKVPPEVFTEEFKLPVFDSREAMRDHLREAVKLLREAGWEQRDGGLFNKETGERFTIQFLGNDPNDEKILSPYANTLRRLGIDTSIRIVDAAQYQALTDDFDYDVIVGSFPQSQSPGNEQREFWGSYAADQRGSRNAAGIKNEAVDELVNDIIYAPDRKSLVAATRALDRVLLWNYYMVPQWNLPKIWLAYWNKFGIPDKQPSYAGVDVYSWWIDPEKEKKLRMAE
- a CDS encoding c-type cytochrome, with the protein product MHSPAWNTYAMAILGTLLVAFGLSVLGDMLFESPELDEPGYVIATAEEDSGSDAAAEPAGPEPLPVRLANADTDAGQRTAKQCVACHNFQKGEGNKIGPLLWNVVGRPVASEEGFSYTDAMQEFAKTEGEWTFEHLDNYLTDPKGVVPGTAMNFAGIKDDQDRANVIAYLHTLSDDPLPLPEPEAAPAEGGDEAAASEGEAGGAQAEATPEETPAPATATGGGTAAPEGEVTEETAQSATEQGASDVPGGDAGQEQAQGEQAQGEQSGQQAAPQPENAQQAPDQAQPASPATPGPSTAQGLASGTTDAQQPPTGNQPAAATAEGAQTAKGAGEQAAETSRHQESRDLDENAAQQQGQVQQQAQNQQPAEGQQQAQAPAGNQEPPSPTVAMIADASPEAGEKVAAQCRACHTFDKGGANRIGPNLWEIVNRQAATHEGFKYTDAMKKHAQEIGTWTYNHLDTYLADPRGVVPGTKMIFAGVKKDEDRAALLAYLRTLSDNPAPLPGQ
- a CDS encoding 3-deoxy-manno-octulosonate cytidylyltransferase, yielding MNPLIVIPARLAATRLPEKPLADIAGRPMIAHVVDRGRESGLGPVVVATDEKRIGEAAEAAGAIAIMTRADHPSGSDRIAEALATFDPEGRHDVVVNMQGDLPTFDPATLAAALRPLEDPEVAITTLTAEISEEGERTNPNVVKVVGTPVAPDRLRALYFTRATAPYGEGPLFHHIGLYVYRRAALQRFVALPPGILERREKLEQLRALENGMRIDAMIVETVPLGVDTMADLERARAILAGEAE
- a CDS encoding prephenate dehydratase; this encodes MAEARRVVFQGEPGANSHIACQDVFPAAEAVPLATFEDCFQAIETGEADLGMIPIENSVAGRVADIHHLLPSSTLSIIGEYFLPIRHQLLGLKGARLEDVKTVQSHVMALGQCRKFLRANGLKAEVAADTAGSAHQVADLGDKSRAAIATRLAAEVYGLDILAEDIEDEAHNTTRFIILSREPQQPAIEAGPAVTTFIFRVRNVPAALYKALGGFATNGVNMTKLESYQLGGTFFATQFYADVEGHPDDPMVALALEELQFFSAEFRIVGVYPADPFRAHQAEPEANRALRPSRGA
- the nudC gene encoding NAD(+) diphosphatase, producing the protein MSSSFLDRPFLEASAANGFAGNNFDRQSEHRAEHAVEIALGSPDARIHLFCEDRALVKISPEPQAAFSVNEAEAIGFNPATLILLGFLGAEPRLAAMAIPQAEWQEPLRAIDLRSLAVQGLLSAEDLGGLAQARSLLAWHQNHRFCARCGSETEMRAGGVKRHCPSCEREHFPRTDPVVIMLVIDPAQNHDACLLGRQYRFQPGMYSALAGFLEPGETIEAAVRREIAEEAGIRTGRVRYHSSQPWPFVSSLMIGCHAEAASNAITRDESELEDCRWFARAEVHRMLTGTHPDGLTAPPKMAIAHRLIADWADWAEGK
- a CDS encoding HIT domain-containing protein: MSGFSLHPRLAADTFPLTEFPLCHVRLMNDATYPWLILVPARPELAEIIDLDVAQQSVLISEIDAAARSLRQVTGSDKLNVAALGNEVRQLHIHVIARFVGDPAWPKPVWGAVPARPYEIKAKDTLIRRLEDAFAAASA
- the dapD gene encoding 2,3,4,5-tetrahydropyridine-2,6-dicarboxylate N-succinyltransferase produces the protein MADHTELAATIDEAFEKRGELSPETQGPVRDAVDTALDLLDSGEERVAAPGPDGNWHVNQWLKKAVLLSFRLTPMSVIDGGPGGAVWWDKVPSKFAGWGASDFESAGFRAVPHCVVRRSAFIAPGAVLMPSFVNLGAYVGEGAMIDTWATVGSCAQIGKNVHLSGGAGIGGVLEPLQAGPVVIEDDCFIGARAEVAEGVIVRQGSVLSMGVYLGASTKIVDRNTGEVFIGEVPPYSVVVPGTMPSKNLPGENWGPQLYCAVIVKRVDERTRAKTSINELLRS
- a CDS encoding DUF805 domain-containing protein, encoding MARSLLWVFFRFDGRIGREVYWLANFGVVAVLAFLLQPDVHPQTGDVTFHNPTLASFALIVGMVCSIAIGVKRLHDFNATGAFAAILLVPVLSIFATIAFGVVRGTGGKNRFGEAPNLPPR
- a CDS encoding DUF805 domain-containing protein; translation: MDWKYLYTSFEGRIARKDWWIGVIGLFIISLIATLLFGNDGLIAFLISVFLFLAGIACHVKRFHDRGRSGWWALIILIPVIGPIWAIVDLGLLEGDQGANSWGPPPETRLIP
- the dapE gene encoding succinyl-diaminopimelate desuccinylase, producing the protein MTVIDPVQLARDLIRAPSVTPEAAPALDVLEAALKPLGFAVDRPVFSEVGTPDVENLFAVIGEGDYHLTFAGHVDVVPPGDEAAWRHPPFSGTLDENLVYGRGAVDMKGAIAAMVAAFSRFKARRSDFSGRFSFLITGDEEGPGINGTAKLLDWAKGRGFDFSGALVGEPTSADWVGDQVKIGRRGSFSATIVAHGRQGHAAYPHLAANAVMRLMTLLEGLTAMPLDEGSAHFEPSTLEVVDVATGNSAWNVIPGEARARFNSRFNDCWTRTSLRSEIERRLSEAAKGEIQWSLEEGQPPSDSFLARDEALIGSLSGAVSAIVGSRPRLSTGGGTSDARFIKDYCPVVELGLVGATMHQTDERVPAADLEELTRIYEAFLDSIFARTQ
- the truA gene encoding tRNA pseudouridine(38-40) synthase TruA, whose amino-acid sequence is MPRYRLLIEYDGGPFVGWQRQTTGPSVQAAIEDAILAFTGEEIRIRGAGRTDTGVHALGQVAHCDLQKDWPDDTVRDALNAHLRPAPVAILAARQVPDDFDARFSAEKRHYLYRIVNRRPPLALERGRAWQVPVPLDADAMHEAAQTLVGRHDFTTFRAAECQAKSPVKTLDRISVRRELDMVVVETSARSFLHSQVRSFVGTLKLVGEGKWRARDVAGALAACDRRRCGPLAPPDGLYLAKVDYPEDDA